atttcctaaatttccatgaaaatacaaaagattaaaaaacattaaagcaaattcccaaaaaatgtacaaatatttttccccaaaatttcatgaaaaatacctaaaatcatcttttaaacttgttttttcactctttgtttGTATCTGGTTTTTTGGTGTCCTTAGGTGTTTTGAAAGGTgcctataaataaaatgctttattatttaaaaaaacaaataatcgCTTACCAAAATCCCCaatgaaattccctgaaatgtACCaataaatttccatgaaaatacaaaaattgaaacaaaaaattcaaagcaaatcccccaaaattGCATTTCCTAAATGTATGTGAACGTGccagaaaatttcaaaataaaagcccctaaaacataaaaataaaaactccaaAATTACCAtgagaatggaaaaaaaatctattcaaagtaaattctgctgttgttcctaaactcttccactctGATAAtctcactgacagctgactgtggatgAAATTCACCAACCTTCTGACTGCTCACATATCCATCACAGAACCAGGCTGAGCTCTTCAGGACGTCCCGTTCAGGACCACAGATGTCTGAGGCTGCATGGACAGGAGAGGATTTCATACGACCAAAAACACGAGGCGGACCAGAATTCCtctctgtgcttttatttcatcatcGGAATTTAACATTAACGTCTCTGAAAGCTAGTTAACCTGTCACAACAGTAGAAGAAGAGCCACCAGGGTCCATGGAGCCAGGATCAGGAGTCTCTACAGCCACCAGGGTCCATGGAGCCAGGATCAGGAGTCTCTACAGCCACCAGGGTCCATGGAGCCAGGATCAGGAGTCTCTACAGCCACCAGGGTCCATGGAGCCAGGATCAGGAGTCTCTACAGCCACCAGGGTCCATGGAGCCAGGATCAGGAGTCTCTACAGCCACCAGGGTCCATGGAGTCAGGATCAGGAGTCTCTACAGCCACCAGGGTCCATGGAGTCAGGATCAGGAGTCTCTACAGTCACCAGGGTCCATGGAGTCAGGATCAGGAGTCTCTACAGCCACCAGGGTCCATGGAGTCAGGATCAGGAGTCTCTACAGCCACCAGGGTCCATGGAGTCAGGATCAGGAGTCTCTACAGCCACCAGGGTCCATGAAGTCAGGATCAGGAGTCTCTACAGCCACCAGGGTCCATGGAGTCAGGATCAGGAGTCTCTACAGTCACCAGGGTCCATGGAGTCAGGATCAGGAGTCTCTACAGCCACCAGGGTCCATGGAGTCAGGATTAGGACGTCGATCAGGTGAGCTGTGACATCGCTAAGGTGAGCTGTGACATTGCTCAAGTGGGCTGTGACGTTGCCCTGGTGAGCTGTGAAGTTGCTGAGGTGGGCTTTGGCATCGCACAGTTGGGCTGTGACATTGCTCAAGTGGGCTGTGACGTTGTTGAGGTGGGCTGTGACTTTCTCCGGCAGGCTGTGACATCACTCAGGTGGGCTGTGACGTCGATCAGGTGGGCTGTGACGTCACTCAGGTGGGCTGTAACGCTGCTTAAGTGAGCTGTGACATCGCTGAGGTGAGCTGTGATGTCGCTGAGGTGGGCTGTGATGTCGCTCAAGTGGGCTGTGACTCTGTTGAGGTGGGCTGTGACGTCGTTCAAGTGGGCTGTGACGTCACTCAGGTGGGCTGTGGTGTTGCTCAGTTGGGCTGTGACGTCACTCAGGTGGGCTGTGACATCGCTGAGGTGAGCTGTGACGTCACTCAGGTGGGCTGTGACATCGCTGAGGTGAGCTGTGACGTCACTCAGGTGGGGTGTGACGTCAAACAGTCTGATCAGTTAGACCTCTGACATCACATGACAGCCTCCCATAATcatcaccatggcaacaagGCAGCATCAGAGTGTCCACTTCAAACACCTGCAGAGAAACAAAGACttttcagaaaagttgggacggctgcaaaaaaaaaaaaaaaacatccatagaGGACGAACCCTACAGGGTTGATTATTGATCAGATCAGACGTTATTGATTGTCTATCCTACCTGGTCTCTCTGTGtgtgattattgattattgattactGATCAGACTTTATTGATCGTCTATCCAACCTGGTCTCTCTGTGtgtgattattgattattgattactGATCAGACTTTATTGATTGTCTATCCTACCTGGTCTCTCTGTGTGTGATCATTGGTTATTGATCATCTATCTTACCTGGTCTCTCTGTAtgtgattattgattattgatcagaCGTTATTGATCGTCTATCTTACCTGGTCTCTGTGtgtgattattgattattgatcagaCGTTATTGATCGTCTATCTTACCTGGTCTCTGTGTgcgattattgattattgatcagaCGTTATTGATCTTCTATCTTACCTGGTCTCTCTGTGTGTGATTATTGATCAGACGTTATTGATCGTCTCTCTTACCTGGTCTCTGTGtctgattattgattattgatcagaCGTTATTGATCGTTTATCTTACCTGGTCTCTGTGtctgattattgattattgatcagaCGTTATTGATCTTCTATCTTACCTGGTCTCTCTGTGtgtgattattgattattgatcagaCGTTATTGATCGTCTCTCCTACCTGGTCTCTCTGTGTGTGATTATTGATTACTGATCAGACGTTATTGATCGTCTCTCCTACCTGGTCTCTCTGTGTGTGATCAGACACTTGCTGCTGCAGTAGCGCCCCCCACAGGTGGTACAGGTGTAGTGGGAGGGAAACCCACAGACGCAGCAGAAGTGAcggggaggaagagaggagggcGGGGCCACTGCTGACAGGTAGTTAGGCTCCGCCTTGTCTGACAGGTTctaccaatcagagagcagagaTGTCAGCTGCAGCCAGggtaaaatcaaacattttatttttgaacagAAACGATCTAGAGTGAGATAAAGTTAGATCagtgacaataaaaataatccaGATTTTAAGGACTTTAATTTGGACGTTTAATGGAGGGTTTGGAACAGAATCCTGACCAGGGTCCGGTCCTTCAGAGGGTCTAACTGGTATTACAGTGATCTGGATTTGGGGACCCCCATCAgacccacctcctcctccagcagCGTGGTGAAGTTTTTCCTGAAACGTTGTTTGAAGTGATCACCCCtcgtcttcctcttcttcttctctgctctcacacaaacacagaggaagaACACAAACATAAACGTGGGTATTTATCAGTCCGGTCTGTTTcagatcaggagaggaagtcAGTCAGACCTGGTTCCTCGGTCTCGCTGAAGGCCGGGAGGCGGGCCGTAGGAccgggaggagggagggaggacagAGGGTCgtcctgaaaaacaaaataatcactAATGCATGAAAACAGCCAAGGTTATCAATATTATTGATCATGTGATCATTTTAATGATCTGGAGACTCTCTCAGGTAAGAGCAGGAATGAGTCCAGgagtgaaaataatctaaatttGAGTCTTTTTGCCCAAACATTGTGACCGTTTAATACGTGATCACTTTAATTCTTGTGCAtgattaaccctcaggcatcgcTAGGGAACTGGGTAaatgtttcctctttctctgctcaccttTTTGGCTCATTAGTGCATATGGTCTCTTTTTTTGCAACACAGTTTCTTTAGAGGCAAATTTCAATCActctaataggtcaggggaacactgggaaacaaatttactaccttttaaaaccattaaggacaaaaacgtccacttccaaaaaactgctataaaaacttaacatattcgtattttttatgctttttttttttcataaatctctaaAACAACTTCAGcggtgctcaaaactaccaaacattcaaacatttagaggattttaaccctttaaatgctagTTTGATTACAAGgtggtcatatttttttctaaaaaaaaaaaaaaaaaaaaaaacactcaaaacattaattattttccagataactaatgttgggggggtgggggtgtttCTTAAAATCCgtcctgggtatgtcaaacattagccaaaatattgactttgatgcatttttagtttttgtgcagCATCTGATTTTAAATTTACTACGCTTCctagtcattaaggacaaaaatgtcccattgactcccattcaaaccacatttttagatctttaagtaatcaaactggcatttacaGGGTTAAAATCCTTAAACTGactgaatgtttggtagttttgagcacagctgaagttgtttaagagatttatgcaaaaaaaaaaaaaaaggcagaaaaattatgaatctgtgaagtttttatagcagttttttggaagtggaccttttttccttaatggctttaaagggtagtaaattaaagtgatgcctgagggttaaaaaacattaaactagggagcgcagatggtcgagtggtttaaggcgctacccatgtacgcaggcgacccgggtccgggtccggcctgtggctctttgtctctccccactctcttccctgtttcctgGTCTATCCGCTGTCCttactctatcaaataaaggcatgacaaggcccaaaaataaatctttatagaaaaaaaaaaacatgaactgaTCTCTGGGCTGTAAAACCTCACTGACTGACCCCAGGGAACGTTctggatcatgtgactgcagacaCCTAATAAGGCACTGACAGCCTCGGACTAACCTGGAAGTTGTCTTTCTCCAGAGCCTCCAGCTGCCGTGTCAGCCTCCTCTGTCTGGTGGCTTCATCCAGAACCCGCCGCTGGCCGGCCTCCACCCGAGCTgggacacagaaacacagatgtTTACCTCCGAGTACCGCTGAATCATgtctgatttattcatttacacaaagtgttttaaaactctgcagAAAGGTAAACGTACGGCATTAGAGGTGCAGCACAACTTTGGTTAagaatttatttaaattaaaggtTTAATGTGTGAAAATCAAGAGAGTAACCTGAGGGGTTCCACAAGGTTCAATGCTGGATCCTCAGTTATTTATACTTCATATGACTGATACTGGTACAGTAACTCAGGGGTTCTccaccttttcagcctgtgacccccaaaataaaggtgccagaaaccaggaccccactggacctgaaggtggatgaaaAGCCCTGTCATGTGcggacaaggccgcccataaggggggataaatgggggATCTGTCTGGGACCCAGACAGACTGGGGGGCCGtggaggccagcaaaatcatggtccattgtaaagttaagctgtgagatccatattttatatttaacctgaatgataacactcttatcaaagaaacaaatatgtttttttattattcatttgtgccgtaGTACATggccattttaaaaatgtaaatcccttgtcttaaaaaacagaataaaaatgggttaaaatggcagaaCAGGgtgtggaaaaggtggtggaaagggattttaaagtagcagaaaagtgTTAGAAATGGCAACAATTAGAGGTGGGGGGAAAAagcaaataatggcaaaaatgggttaaagtggcaaaaacgggcgtAGGACGTGGTTAAAGGGAATTacaaagtggcataaatgggttaaaagtggcataaatgggtggaaaatttgatacaaaatgggatttagaagtgggaaaataggtttaaactggcagaaatgggctaacTGAGTCAGAGAGATAGacagaaattttcagaaatgggttaagctggcaaaaattggtgtaaaatgaGGTAAAAAGGGTTAATGTAGTGCATCAACACAGGcaaatggcaaaacaggcagaaacaaagcagtggaaagagtttaaagtgttcaaaaatgggctaagagtGGCAACAGTGagttaaaattggcaataatcggtgggaaaaagtgactgatattagttaaaatgtgacaaaagtgggtaaaagagaggcaaaatgggtccaaattgtacaaaaattcataaaaagtgtcaaatattagtaacaaaacattattttaaaaatagtattttttttaaggcacctGGAGACCCCTCTTAGCGTCTTGCGACCCCAAAGgaggtcccgaccccaaggttgagaaccagaGCAGTAACTTAAACGTTATAACTTAAACTTATACAACATCTGTTTGCACATGactctgatttattttgttctgaACATTAAGAAATAGTTGTTAACAGCAGAAATAGAAGATATACAGTTAAataaatagtttgtttttaataagcTGTTactaaataaaagtaaaactgtatttatgtgtttggtggtaaaaaaataaaaaaataaaaaaaggctgtcgcTGATTTTAAGAGTAGTTATAGATGATAAACTTTGGTAGAAGCCTCACATAGTAACAGTCAGGAAGATTAGAAAACGAAAGCATTaataaaatgtgcataaaaataacaaaatcagcTCTA
This genomic stretch from Cheilinus undulatus linkage group 22, ASM1832078v1, whole genome shotgun sequence harbors:
- the znhit1 gene encoding zinc finger HIT domain-containing protein 1, which encodes MVLEKKTSARVEAGQRRVLDEATRQRRLTRQLEALEKDNFQDDPLSSLPPPGPTARLPAFSETEEPEKKKRKTRGDHFKQRFRKNFTTLLEEENLSDKAEPNYLSAVAPPSSLPPRHFCCVCGFPSHYTCTTCGGRYCSSKCLITHRETRCLKWTL